The Corallococcus caeni genome includes a region encoding these proteins:
- a CDS encoding UDP-N-acetylmuramoyl-tripeptide--D-alanyl-D-alanine ligase, with the protein MAARFSDDEVVQATGATRRGEPVAAGFPAVCTDTRSLTPGCLFVALQGERFDAHDFVDGAQRQGAAGAVVKRGRALPALPPGFAHYEVDDTLAALGGLGALHRRRFQIPVAAVGGSNGKTTTKEMVGAILATRGPALKTEGNFNNEVGVPLTLFRLEPSHVAAVIEVGMNQPGEIERLTRKVQPDAGVITVVQPEHLEGLGSLEGVAEAEGEMFRELLPQATAVVNVDDALIVRQAARSGAKHLTFGRAEGADVRLAAVHTLGRDGMVATVRYQGKDWPVRLHFVGPHNAQNATAAFATALALGYSPEECVRGLESARPYARRLNIVDGRNGVTVVDDCYNANPASMEAALVTLGTLVPEGGRAVAVLGDMLELGSGEAEEHARLGALVARHAKLVAFFGPRSSGGLRSADMKDSAAHFTEVEPLVAWLTPRLSPGDVVLVKASRGMRLERVVAALTGASPPGGSH; encoded by the coding sequence ATGGCCGCTCGATTCTCCGATGACGAGGTGGTGCAGGCGACGGGTGCGACCCGTCGCGGGGAGCCCGTTGCCGCGGGCTTTCCCGCCGTCTGCACCGACACCCGGTCGCTCACCCCCGGGTGTCTCTTCGTGGCGCTGCAGGGCGAGCGCTTCGACGCCCACGACTTCGTGGACGGCGCCCAGCGCCAGGGAGCGGCCGGGGCGGTGGTGAAGCGGGGGAGGGCGCTGCCGGCCCTGCCCCCGGGCTTCGCGCACTACGAAGTCGACGACACCCTGGCCGCGCTGGGCGGGCTGGGGGCGCTGCACCGCCGCCGCTTCCAGATTCCGGTGGCGGCGGTGGGGGGCTCCAACGGGAAGACGACCACCAAGGAGATGGTGGGCGCCATCCTGGCCACGCGGGGCCCCGCGCTGAAGACGGAGGGCAACTTCAACAACGAGGTGGGCGTCCCGCTCACGCTCTTCCGGCTGGAGCCGTCCCACGTGGCGGCCGTCATCGAAGTGGGGATGAACCAGCCGGGCGAAATCGAAAGGCTCACCCGGAAGGTGCAGCCGGACGCGGGTGTCATCACCGTGGTCCAGCCGGAGCACCTGGAGGGGCTGGGCAGCCTGGAGGGCGTGGCGGAGGCGGAAGGGGAGATGTTCCGCGAGCTCTTGCCCCAGGCCACCGCCGTGGTGAACGTGGATGACGCGCTCATCGTGCGCCAGGCCGCGCGCAGCGGCGCGAAGCACCTGACGTTCGGCCGGGCGGAGGGCGCGGACGTGCGGCTCGCCGCCGTCCACACGCTGGGCCGCGACGGCATGGTGGCCACCGTGCGCTACCAGGGGAAGGACTGGCCGGTGCGCCTGCACTTCGTGGGGCCGCACAACGCGCAGAACGCGACGGCGGCGTTCGCGACGGCGCTGGCCCTGGGCTACTCCCCGGAGGAGTGCGTGAGGGGCCTGGAGTCCGCGCGGCCGTACGCGCGCAGGCTCAACATCGTGGACGGCAGGAACGGCGTCACGGTGGTGGACGACTGCTACAACGCCAACCCGGCCTCCATGGAGGCCGCGCTCGTCACGCTGGGCACGCTGGTGCCCGAAGGCGGCCGGGCGGTGGCGGTGCTGGGCGACATGCTGGAGCTGGGCTCGGGTGAGGCGGAGGAGCACGCCCGGCTGGGTGCGCTCGTCGCGCGGCACGCGAAGCTGGTCGCGTTCTTCGGCCCCCGGTCCTCGGGCGGCCTGCGGAGCGCGGACATGAAAGATTCCGCCGCCCACTTCACCGAAGTGGAGCCATTGGTGGCGTGGTTGACGCCCCGGCTCTCTCCCGGTGACGTGGTGCTGGTGAAGGCCAGTCGCGGCATGCGATTGGAGCGCGTGGTGGCGGCCCTCACCGGCGCGTCCCCCCCCGGAGGGAGTCACTAG